In Pseudomonas coleopterorum, the genomic window CGCATTGCCCATCTCGAGCTGGGCGGCGTGCAGCTCAGCGCCGTCGAGGATGCCACGGGCAAGTGGTCGGTCAAGGGCGTGCCCCAGCAACCGGATCAGGCCTTCGACGTGCAGCGCACGTTGCAGCAGATGCAACAGGTCGAGCAGTTGTCGGTGCTCGACAGTCAGCTGACCCTGCAACCCTTCGAGCATGATCCACTGACCCTCACCTATGTCGGCCTGAGTCTGCGCACCGCTGACGAGCGCCAGCGTCTGGACCTGCGCCTGCACCTGCCCGACGGTCAGCCGTTGGCGCTGAACGTCGAGGCTCAGGTGCGCGCCGAACACTGGCGCGACGGCCGCGCCCAGGCCTACGCGAATCTGCCGCAGAGCGACTGGGCAAAGTGGCTGCCAAGTCGCTATACCCAGGGTTGGAAGCTTGACCAGCTCAAGGCGGGGGGCGAGGTTTGGGTGGACTGGGCAGACGCCAATGTCCAGCGAGCCGTGGTTCAACTGGATGCGCCAGCGCTCAAGGGCGCCTATGGCGACCACAAGCCGTACACCCTCGCCGATCTCACGCTGAAGGCGTGGATGCAGCGCAACACCGACGGTTTCGACGTGAACCTGGGAACCCTCGCCATGACGCTGGACGGCAAGCCGTGGCAGACTCATATTGCGCTGCAGCAGCGCGCGGCAACGCCGTCGAGTCAGGAGCAGTGGCGTGTGCAGGCCGATCGCCTCGACCTGACCCCGATCACGCCACTGCTCGACGCGCTGGCACCCCTGCCCAAGCAGGTGGCGGCCATCGTCAATGGCCTGAACTTCACTGGCGTGGTGCGCAACCTTTCCCTCGACGTTCGTCCCAAGGCCACGGGTGCCGAGCGCCTGAGCTACGCCGCCAATCTGGAGAATGTCGGCTTCGATGCCTACTACGGTGCTCCAGCGGCAGACAATGTCAGTGGCAGTTTGATTGGCGACATCGGCCAAGGCGAACTGCGCCTGGACAGCGACAAGTTCATGCTGCACCTGAGCCCCATCTTCGAAAAGCCCTGGCATTACCTCAAGGCTAACGCCCGGCTGAACTTCAAGCTCGATGATCACGCTTTCACCTTGATCGCGCCGGCCATTCGTGTGCTGGGCGAGGAGGGCAAGATCGCGGCCGATTTCCTCATTCGCCTGCCGTTGCATCACGAGGCCGAGCCCTACATGGACCTGCGGGTTGGCCTGGTCGACGGCGATGGCGCCTACACCAGCAAATACCTGCCCAAGGTGCTCAGCCCGTCGGTCGACCAGTGGCTGCGTACGGCGATCAAACGTGGCGCGGTCGACCAGGGTTACTTCCAGTACCAAGGCTCGCTGGCCAGTGCAGCCGAGGCCCATTCACGCAGCATCACCCTGTTTTTCAAGGTCCATGACGTGACCCTGGCCTTCCAGCCCGGCTGGCCGGAGGCGCGCAAGGTCGCAGGCAATGTCTACATCCAGGACGGCGACGTGCGCATCCTGGCTGACCGTGGGCAGATTCTCGACACCAAGGTCAGCGACGTTGCGGTCAGCGTGCCCCACGTACCAGTTGGCCAGGACAGCCACTTGTTCGTGAACGGCAATTTCGACGGCGGCCTGGCCGACGGGTTGAAGATCCTGCAGACCGCCCCGATCGGTACCGCCGACATCTTCGCTGGCTGGCAGGGCGAGGGCCCGCTCAAGGGCAAGCTGGAACTCGACATCCCGCTGGTCAAGGGGCACGAGCCCAAGGTGGTGGTCGACTTCAGCACCCGTGCGGCGCGCCTGAAGATCAAGTCGCCGGAGCTTGCGCTCAGTCAACTGGGCGGGACATTCCGTTTCGACTTCGACAAGGGCCTGAGTGGCGAGGGCGTCACGGCCCAGGCCTTCGATCAGCCGGTGAAGGCGCAGATCATGGCCGAGGGCAAGCCGGGCGCGCCGTTGACGCGCATCGTCGCCGACAGCCAGATCCCGGTGAAACGCCTGGTCGACTGGTTGCAGGTCAAGCAGGCCGTGCCGGCGTCCGGCGATATCGCCTACCAGTTGCAACTCAAGCTGGGCAGCGACAGCCAGCTTCGCGTCGACTCCGACCTCAAGGGCGTCGACATCGACTTGCCCGCACCCTTTGGCAAAGCGCGTTCAGTGGCCCGTCCCACGGCCTTCGTGATGAACCTGCAAGGCCGTGAGCGTCGCTTCGACGTCACCTACGCCGACATCGCCAGCTTCGCCTACGCCGCGCCGCCCAACGACCTGGCCAGCGGCCGCGGTGAATTGCTGGTCGGCGCCGGCACGCCGCAGCTTCCTGCGACCCAGGGCCTGCGGGTGCGTGGCGCGTTGCCGACCCTGGACCTGGAGCCGTGGCAGCAGCAGGCCGAGAACTACACGGGCGGCAATCCGAGTGGCACCGCCAGCCAGATCATCAATGCCGTCGACCTGCAGATCGGCACGCTCAAGGGGTTCGGCCAGCAACTCGACCAGGCGCGGGTACAGCTCAACCGCAGCCCCAGCGCCTGGCACCTCGCTGTGGCCAGCCAGCAAATCACTGGCAGGGTCGATGTACCCGATGGCAAGGCGACCCCGATCAATGTCGACCTCGACACCGTGCGCTTGCCGCCGGTCGATCCGAACGCGGTCAAGGCCGATAATCCGGTCGAGTCGCCTGATCCCCTGGCCAATGTCGATCCGCGCAAGATACCGGCGGTCAATGTCAGGATTCGCCAGCTGTTGCAGGGTTCGGAACTGGTCGGCAGTTGGTCGTTGAAGCTGCGCCCAACCGCCCGTGGTGTCGCCCTCAACGACCTCGACCTGGGGCTCAAGGGCTTGATGCTGCAAGGTGCTGCGACTTGGGAAGGTGCCTCTGGAGCGTCCAGCACCTGGTTCCGCGGGCGGCTGCAGGGCAAGAACCTGGCCGACGTGCTCCAGGCCTGGAAATTCGCGCCCACCGTGACCAGCGAGTCGTTCCACCTGGATGCCGACGGCCGCTGGCCCGGTTCGCCGGCCTGGGTGGGACTCAAGCGTTTTTCCGGCAACCTGGACGCGACCCTGCGTGACGGCCAGTTCGTCGAAGTCGAAGGCGGTGCGCAGGCCCTGCGCGTGTTCGGTCTGCTCAACTTCAATGCGATCGGTCGCCGTCTGCGTCTGGATTTCTCCGATGTGCTGGGCAAGGGTTTGAGCTACGATCGAGTCAAGGGCCTGCTGGTGGCCAGCGAAGGGGTGTACGTGACGCGGACCCCGATCACCCTGCGCGGCCCCAGCACCGACATCGATCTGGACGGTACCCTGGACATGGTGCGCGACGGCGTCAACGCCAAGGTGCAGGTCGCCTTGCCGATCACCAACAGCCTGCCGCTGGCTGCGGTCCTGGTGGGCGCACCGGTGGTCGGCGGCGCCCTGTTCGTGGTGAACAAGCTGCTCGGCGACCGCGTGGCGCGCTTTGCCAGTGTGCAGTACCGCATCGAGGGGTCGTGGAAGGATCCGCAGATGACCCTGGTCAAGCCTTTCGGTGGCTGACAATGCGGTTGCCTTGGCTGTGTATCGGACGGCTGGGCCAGGCCGGGTATTGAAAACGTGTCGGGGCGGACGCATGTAGTGTTTATTCGTCACAGGCACCGGCATTGCGCGCGTCGCCCCAGGCGACGCGCGAGCATCCATTTGCGCAGACCGCCTCGCGGCCTGCGAGCACCTACTGACGCAGCGCCGCCAAGCGAACTGCGAGCATCTATCCCGCAGCGCGCGACGCGCCCTGCGAACAGCGCGGAGTAAATATGAGCCAGATGTTATCCACCGTCAGCGACCACCTGCTGGCCCCCGGCGGCCTCACGCTCGACAGCCTGCAATCGGTGCTGGGCGAGTTGGCCGGCCCGGGCATCGACGCGGCCGACCTGTATTTCCAGGGTCAGATTTCCGAGTCCTGGGCGCTGGAAGACGGCATCGTCAAGGAAGGCAGTTTCAACCTCGACCAAGGCGTGGGCGTACGCGCCCAGTCCGGGGAAAAGACCGGCTTCGCCTACAGCAACGCGATCACCCAGGATGCGCTGGTGCAGGCCGCGCGCGCGGCGCGCTCGATCTCCCGCGCCGGCCAGAATGGCCGTGTGCAGGCCTTCAGCAGTCCAGTGGTCAGCCAGCTGTACGGTCCGGACAACCCACTGGAAGTGCTTACCCGCGCCGAAAAGGTCGACCTGCTCAAGCGTGTCGATGCCGCCACTCGCGCACTGGACCCCCGTATTCAGCAAGTCACCGTGAGCATGGCCGGGGTCTGGGAACGGATTCTGGTCGCGGCCGCTGATGGCAGCCTGGCGGCGGACGTGCGACCACTGGTGCGTTTCAACGTCAGTGTCATCGTCGAGCACAACGGTCGTCGCGAGCGCGGTGGCCATGGCGGCGGTGGACGTACCGACTATCGTTATTTCCTCGCCGAAGACCGCGCCATGGGCTATGCCCGCGAGGCGCTGCGCCAGGCTCTGGTGAACGTCGAAGCGGTGGCGGCACCGGCGGGCACCATGCCCGTGGTGATGGGTGCCGGCTGGTCTGGCGTGTTGCTGCACGAAGCGGTCGGGCATGGTCTGGAAGGCGACTTCAACCGCAAGGGCAGCTCGGCCTACAGCGGTCGCGTCGGTGAGAAGGTGGCATCGAGCCTGTGCACCATCGTCGACGATGGCACGCTGGCCGGGCGTCGCGGCTCGCTGAGCGTCGATGACGAAGGTACGCCGACCCAGTGCACCACCTTGATCGAAAATGGCGTGCTCAAGGGCTACATGCAGGACAAGCTCAACGCGCGGCTGATGGGCGTCGCTGCCACCGGCAACGGTCGCCGCGAATCCTATGCGCACCTACCCATGCCGCGCATGACCAACACCTACATGCTGGCGGGCGAGAGCGATCCGGCCGAGATCATCGCTTCGGTGAAGAAAGGCATCTACTGCGCCAACCTTGGCGGCGGACAGGTGGATATCACCAGCGGCAAGTTCGTCTTCTCGACCAGCGAAGCCTACCTGATCGAAGATGGCAAGATCACCACGCCAGTCAAGGGCGCGACGTTGATCGGCAATGGGCCGGAGGCGATGAGCAAGGTGTCGATGGTCGGCAACGACCTGGCACTGGACAGTGGCGTGGGCACCTGTGGCAAGGATGGCCAGTCGGTACCGGTCGGTGTCGGTCAGCCCACCTTGAAGATCGATGCGATCACGGTGGGCGGTACCGGCGCCTGAAGCGGGTGATGGGCAAGCCGGACGGCCTGCCCGCGGGCCTGTCAGCGCAGGCCGCGTTGGGTTTCGTCCAGCTCGCGGATGTACTTGAAGATCTTGCGCGTGGTAGCGGGCGGCTTGTTGTGAGCCGTTTCGTGCTGGGCCTGGCGAACCAGGTTGCGCAGGTGCTGGCGGTCGGTTTCCGGGTACTCGGCGAAGAACGCCTCCAGCACCTGGTCCGGGCCTGCGACCAACCGATCGCGCCAACGCTCCAGGTTGTGGAAACGTTCGTTGTACTGCCGGGTGGAGGCGTCCAGTTGATCGAGCAGCACCAGAATCGCCTCGACGTCCTGATCGCGCATCAGCTTACCGATGAACTGGATGTGGCGTTTGCGCGCGATGTGCGCCGTGTGCTTTGAGGCGTCACCCAGTGCCCGCCGCAAAGCGTCGGTCAGGGGCAGGCGATCGAGCATGTCCGGCTTGAGCGTGGTGAGCCGCTCGCCCAGATCGGTCAGCGCATGCAGTTCGCGCTTGACCTGAGTTTTGCTTTTTCCCTCGTCGAGGGAGTCGTCGTAAGAATCAACCATGGGGGCCGTCCGCAAATAAACGCCGCCATGATAACCAGTCGGGGGCCGCTTGTCTGGCCCGGCCGTAGATCGGCCCGCGCCGAAACCCGAATTTGAGTGGAGAACACCATGAACGCACCCCAGAGCGTCGGCCCGCAGGCACTGCCCGTCCTGCAGGAGCAAGTGCAGCAGATCATCGACGAAGCCAAACGCCAGGGCGCCAGTGCCTGTGAAGTGGCGGTTTCGCTGGAGCAGGGCCTGTCCACGTCGGTGCGTCAACGCGAGGTGGAAACTGTCGAGTTCAACCGTGACCAAGGCTTTGGCATCACGCTGTACGTTGGCCAGCGCAAGGGCTCGGCCAGCACCTCGGCCAGCGGTCCACAGGCCATTCGCGAAACCGTCGCCGCAGCGCTGGCGATCGCCAAACACACCTCCGAAGATGAAAGCTCGGGCTTGGCCGACGCCGCCCTGATGGCGCGCGAGCAGCCGGACTTCGACCTTTACCACGCCTGGGACATCACGCCCGAGCAGGCCATCGAAAAGGCCCTGGCCTGCGAAGCGGCCGCCTTCGATGCCGAACCCCTGATCAAGAACGCCGACGGCACCACGCTCAACACCCACCAGGGCTGCCGCGTGTATGGCAACAGCCATGGTTTCATCGGCGGCTATGCGTCGACCCGGCACAGCCTGAGTTGCGTGATGATCGCCGAGGCCAACGGTCAGATGCAGCGTGACTACTGGTACGACGTCAATCGTCAGGGCGAATTGCTCGCCGATCCCGTTGCCATCGGTCAGCGCGCCGCACAGCGGGCTGCGGCCCGATTGGGCGCACGTCCGGTGCCGACCTGCGAGGTACCGGTGCTGTTTTCAGCCGAGCTGGCCGGGGGCTTGTTCGGCAATTTCCTGGCCGCCGTTTCCGGGGGCAACCTGTATCGCAAGTCCTCGTTCCTGGAAGGGGCGATGGGGCAGCGCCTGTTCCCCGAGTGGCTGACCCTGGACGAGCGTCCGCACCTGATGCGTGCCATGGGCAGCGCAGCGTTCGACGGCGATGGTCTGGCCACCTACGCCAAGCCGTTCGTGGAGAACGGTGAACTGGTCTCCTATGTGCTCAGTACCTATTCAGGGCGCAAGCTGGGCCTGCCCAGCACCGCCAACTCCGGTGGCGTGCACAACCTGTTCGTGACCCACGGCGACGAAGACCAGAAAGCGCTGCTACGGCGCATGGGGCGTGGCTTGCTGGTCACCGAGTTGATGGGCCACGGCCTGAACATGGTCACCGGCGACTACTCGCGCGGTGCTGCCGGATTCTGGGTCGAAAATGGCGAGATCCAGTTTCCGGTTCAGGAAGTGACCATTGCCGGGAACATGCGCGACATGTTCAAACAGATCGTCGCCGTGGGTAACGATCTGGAGCTGCGCAGCAACATTCGCACAGGCTCGGTCCTGATCGAGCGCATGACCGTCGCCGGCAGCTGATCCTAGCGCCGGTCCGTCGCGGCCGGCACGGTTTGCAGCACAGGTGCCCACATGGGCGCTTGTGTTGATTCTCAATATCAATCAATAATAAAACTCATTCCGGCAAAAAGGTGCGCCGATGAGTTCTGCCGTTCACGAATTCGCCCATCTCGAAAACTGGCATTGGCTCGGCCTGCAAATCCGTTGCGCGCTGGCCCCCGACGAGCCGCGACTCATCGAACACTACCTCGCCCAAGGCCGCTACCTGGCGCGCTTTACCCCGACTTCTTCATGGTCCGTGGCTCACGGCACCTTTCGCCTGATGCTCGCTACCGCCCTCGATCAAGCCCTGCCGTGGCACTGGCGCAGCCTGTGTCTGGACCAGGCTTGGCGGCCTTTGCGTGACCTGCGCAATTGCGCGGCACAGCCAGCCCAGGTCCGCCAGTGGCAGGACTGCGCCCATCAGCTGGCGCGCTGCGAGTTGCTGCCTTCGATTCCACTCACTGATCTGCTGCAAGGATATTGCGATGAGTAACACCCGTATCGAGCGTGACAGCATGGGCGAACTGCAGGTACCGGAGGCCGCCCTGTATGGCGCCCAGACCCAGCGGGCCGTCGATAACTTTCCGATCAGCCGGCAGCGCATGCCGACCCAGTTCATCCGCGCGCTGATCCTGGCCAAGGCCGCTGCGGCCAAGGCCAACGTCGAGCTTGCGCAGATCAGCGCCGGCCAGGGCGATGCCATCGTGCGTGCCTGCGAACAACTGCTGGCCGACGACTTCATGCAGCACTTTCCGGTCGACATCTACCAGACCGGCTCCGGCACCAGCTCCAACATGAATGCCAACGAGGTCATCGCGACCTTGGCGGGCCGCCTTGTCGACGAGCCGGTCAACCCCAACGACCATGTCAACTGCGGTCAGAGCAGCAACGACATCATCCCCACCAGCATTCACGTGAGCGCTGCGCTGGCCCTGCACGAACAACTGCTGCCTGCACTGCGGCACTTGGTGCAGGTCACCCAGGCCAAGGCCGAGCAGGTTCACGTCTTCGTCAAGACCGGCCGCACGCACCTGATGGATGCCATGCCGGTGCGCATGAGCCAGGTGCTGCATGGTTGGGCGGCGCAGATCCAGGCCAACATCGACCACCTGCAAG contains:
- the pmbA gene encoding metalloprotease PmbA, with protein sequence MNAPQSVGPQALPVLQEQVQQIIDEAKRQGASACEVAVSLEQGLSTSVRQREVETVEFNRDQGFGITLYVGQRKGSASTSASGPQAIRETVAAALAIAKHTSEDESSGLADAALMAREQPDFDLYHAWDITPEQAIEKALACEAAAFDAEPLIKNADGTTLNTHQGCRVYGNSHGFIGGYASTRHSLSCVMIAEANGQMQRDYWYDVNRQGELLADPVAIGQRAAQRAAARLGARPVPTCEVPVLFSAELAGGLFGNFLAAVSGGNLYRKSSFLEGAMGQRLFPEWLTLDERPHLMRAMGSAAFDGDGLATYAKPFVENGELVSYVLSTYSGRKLGLPSTANSGGVHNLFVTHGDEDQKALLRRMGRGLLVTELMGHGLNMVTGDYSRGAAGFWVENGEIQFPVQEVTIAGNMRDMFKQIVAVGNDLELRSNIRTGSVLIERMTVAGS
- a CDS encoding YhdP family protein, with translation MVRVSAALGGLIRWALALCAVLLVLLALYVSLGRQLIPLVAEYDAQIEARASEALGMPVRIGSLEGRWNRLAPVLLIHDVQVGEGSNALRLDQVKVVPDLLSSLLARAVRIAHLELGGVQLSAVEDATGKWSVKGVPQQPDQAFDVQRTLQQMQQVEQLSVLDSQLTLQPFEHDPLTLTYVGLSLRTADERQRLDLRLHLPDGQPLALNVEAQVRAEHWRDGRAQAYANLPQSDWAKWLPSRYTQGWKLDQLKAGGEVWVDWADANVQRAVVQLDAPALKGAYGDHKPYTLADLTLKAWMQRNTDGFDVNLGTLAMTLDGKPWQTHIALQQRAATPSSQEQWRVQADRLDLTPITPLLDALAPLPKQVAAIVNGLNFTGVVRNLSLDVRPKATGAERLSYAANLENVGFDAYYGAPAADNVSGSLIGDIGQGELRLDSDKFMLHLSPIFEKPWHYLKANARLNFKLDDHAFTLIAPAIRVLGEEGKIAADFLIRLPLHHEAEPYMDLRVGLVDGDGAYTSKYLPKVLSPSVDQWLRTAIKRGAVDQGYFQYQGSLASAAEAHSRSITLFFKVHDVTLAFQPGWPEARKVAGNVYIQDGDVRILADRGQILDTKVSDVAVSVPHVPVGQDSHLFVNGNFDGGLADGLKILQTAPIGTADIFAGWQGEGPLKGKLELDIPLVKGHEPKVVVDFSTRAARLKIKSPELALSQLGGTFRFDFDKGLSGEGVTAQAFDQPVKAQIMAEGKPGAPLTRIVADSQIPVKRLVDWLQVKQAVPASGDIAYQLQLKLGSDSQLRVDSDLKGVDIDLPAPFGKARSVARPTAFVMNLQGRERRFDVTYADIASFAYAAPPNDLASGRGELLVGAGTPQLPATQGLRVRGALPTLDLEPWQQQAENYTGGNPSGTASQIINAVDLQIGTLKGFGQQLDQARVQLNRSPSAWHLAVASQQITGRVDVPDGKATPINVDLDTVRLPPVDPNAVKADNPVESPDPLANVDPRKIPAVNVRIRQLLQGSELVGSWSLKLRPTARGVALNDLDLGLKGLMLQGAATWEGASGASSTWFRGRLQGKNLADVLQAWKFAPTVTSESFHLDADGRWPGSPAWVGLKRFSGNLDATLRDGQFVEVEGGAQALRVFGLLNFNAIGRRLRLDFSDVLGKGLSYDRVKGLLVASEGVYVTRTPITLRGPSTDIDLDGTLDMVRDGVNAKVQVALPITNSLPLAAVLVGAPVVGGALFVVNKLLGDRVARFASVQYRIEGSWKDPQMTLVKPFGG
- the yjgA gene encoding ribosome biogenesis factor YjgA is translated as MVDSYDDSLDEGKSKTQVKRELHALTDLGERLTTLKPDMLDRLPLTDALRRALGDASKHTAHIARKRHIQFIGKLMRDQDVEAILVLLDQLDASTRQYNERFHNLERWRDRLVAGPDQVLEAFFAEYPETDRQHLRNLVRQAQHETAHNKPPATTRKIFKYIRELDETQRGLR
- the tldD gene encoding metalloprotease TldD, producing the protein MSQMLSTVSDHLLAPGGLTLDSLQSVLGELAGPGIDAADLYFQGQISESWALEDGIVKEGSFNLDQGVGVRAQSGEKTGFAYSNAITQDALVQAARAARSISRAGQNGRVQAFSSPVVSQLYGPDNPLEVLTRAEKVDLLKRVDAATRALDPRIQQVTVSMAGVWERILVAAADGSLAADVRPLVRFNVSVIVEHNGRRERGGHGGGGRTDYRYFLAEDRAMGYAREALRQALVNVEAVAAPAGTMPVVMGAGWSGVLLHEAVGHGLEGDFNRKGSSAYSGRVGEKVASSLCTIVDDGTLAGRRGSLSVDDEGTPTQCTTLIENGVLKGYMQDKLNARLMGVAATGNGRRESYAHLPMPRMTNTYMLAGESDPAEIIASVKKGIYCANLGGGQVDITSGKFVFSTSEAYLIEDGKITTPVKGATLIGNGPEAMSKVSMVGNDLALDSGVGTCGKDGQSVPVGVGQPTLKIDAITVGGTGA